In Martelella mediterranea DSM 17316, the following are encoded in one genomic region:
- a CDS encoding extracellular solute-binding protein, translating to MIALAGASAMAAPAFATDLSITCRCVEGGANSQMAEWIKQSVIPGFEKMKSESGEDVTVTLKEFAGQDEQLTQQQALDFSTGAGADVNGFDGFLIPSFVEAGLLKPLDELAGPAVNEWEGWDHISDGSKQLMSFDGKVYGIALGTDVRMIFIRKDLFEQAGIDADSWQPTSWDDLLDAARKIKEAVPDSSPLQINAGVSMGEATTMQGYYMLVLGADSGLKDENGKWIVSSPGILDTLNFYKTVYLDEELGDRRAQLLGDGRNRTFANFRDGKTAMLVEGDWFYRAVTAPGSEFELKDRDNLMTWKKMPAREPGAGFSGQDFVTISGGTGFVLNPNTDAPEEAWDLLAYMNSKEQLEAFQTYQARIRLRDDVGIPDSPFLSETSQELLPLTTARPNDADYNKVSAEVQRMTEAVVSGEMSPEEAMEQYKAAVTEIVGAENTVSLQ from the coding sequence ATGATCGCCCTTGCCGGCGCCAGTGCCATGGCCGCACCGGCGTTTGCGACCGATCTCAGCATTACATGCCGCTGCGTTGAAGGCGGCGCCAACAGCCAGATGGCCGAGTGGATCAAGCAGAGCGTCATTCCCGGCTTCGAGAAGATGAAGTCGGAAAGCGGCGAGGACGTCACCGTCACGCTGAAGGAATTTGCCGGACAGGACGAGCAGCTCACGCAGCAGCAGGCGCTCGATTTCTCGACCGGCGCCGGCGCCGATGTCAACGGTTTCGATGGCTTTCTTATTCCGAGCTTCGTGGAAGCCGGCCTTTTGAAGCCGCTTGACGAACTTGCAGGCCCGGCCGTCAATGAGTGGGAAGGCTGGGATCACATCTCGGATGGCTCCAAGCAGCTGATGTCGTTCGACGGCAAGGTCTACGGGATCGCGCTCGGCACTGATGTGCGCATGATCTTTATCCGCAAGGACCTGTTCGAACAGGCCGGCATCGATGCCGATAGCTGGCAGCCGACCTCCTGGGACGATCTGCTGGACGCCGCGCGCAAGATCAAGGAAGCCGTGCCGGATTCCTCGCCGCTACAGATCAATGCCGGCGTTTCGATGGGCGAGGCGACCACGATGCAGGGCTATTACATGCTCGTGCTCGGCGCCGATTCCGGACTCAAGGATGAAAATGGCAAGTGGATCGTTTCCAGCCCCGGCATCCTCGACACGCTGAATTTCTACAAGACCGTCTACCTCGATGAGGAGCTCGGCGATCGCCGCGCCCAGCTTCTGGGCGATGGCCGTAACCGTACCTTCGCCAATTTCCGCGATGGCAAGACCGCCATGCTGGTGGAGGGCGACTGGTTCTATCGTGCCGTCACGGCCCCCGGCTCGGAATTCGAACTGAAGGATCGCGACAATCTGATGACCTGGAAGAAGATGCCGGCCCGTGAACCGGGCGCCGGTTTCAGCGGCCAGGATTTCGTGACGATTTCGGGCGGTACGGGCTTCGTGCTCAATCCGAACACGGATGCGCCCGAGGAAGCGTGGGACCTGCTCGCCTATATGAACAGCAAGGAACAGCTTGAAGCCTTCCAGACCTACCAGGCCCGCATTCGCCTGCGCGATGACGTCGGCATTCCGGACTCTCCGTTCCTGTCGGAAACCTCGCAGGAGCTTCTGCCCCTGACGACGGCCCGTCCGAACGATGCCGATTACAACAAGGTCTCCGCCGAGGTTCAGCGCATGACCGAGGCCGTCGTTTCCGGCGAAATGTCGCCCGAGGAAGCGATGGAGCAGTACAAGGCCGCGGTGACCGAAATTGTCGGCGCCGAAAACACCGTAAGCCTTCAGTAA
- a CDS encoding LacI family DNA-binding transcriptional regulator: MVAEAANVSRAAVSRAFNPNASLKPEKRQRILKIAQELNYTPDMAARALVTRRSHLVGVIVPAVCSPWESQEIDALTTALQDKGFATLLFKTRADRAMDTRLLTYMKGFNLDSIVAFAENVRPDTLARYLDRAVPIYLSYPREDGELPPPFRESKAHFDRVEVLQRDGIEKAVALVQGYGGKRFAYLAGDTNTLANAERSQTFVEILQSRGLCEPVIIPGDFTYETAFAATIDLFRYGSDVDAIFAANDVSAFGAIDALRHELGLRVPEDVKVVGFDDIDQSAWRSYNLTTVKVDLSERVATIIRLILRRLDDPAAPAMSETIRTRLVVRGTVG; this comes from the coding sequence ATGGTGGCCGAGGCGGCGAATGTCTCGCGCGCGGCGGTGTCCCGCGCCTTCAACCCGAATGCCTCGCTGAAACCCGAAAAGCGCCAGCGTATTCTCAAGATCGCGCAGGAGCTGAACTACACGCCCGACATGGCGGCCCGCGCGCTGGTGACGCGCCGCTCTCATCTTGTGGGCGTTATCGTGCCGGCGGTGTGCAGCCCGTGGGAGAGCCAGGAAATCGATGCGCTGACCACGGCATTGCAGGACAAGGGATTTGCCACCCTGCTGTTCAAGACGCGTGCCGACCGGGCCATGGATACCCGGCTGCTCACCTATATGAAGGGTTTCAACCTCGACTCGATCGTTGCCTTTGCCGAAAACGTCAGGCCCGATACGCTGGCGCGCTATCTCGACCGGGCGGTCCCGATCTATCTCAGCTATCCGCGCGAGGATGGTGAACTGCCGCCCCCGTTTCGCGAAAGCAAGGCCCATTTCGACCGTGTCGAGGTCTTGCAGCGCGACGGCATAGAAAAGGCCGTGGCGCTCGTGCAGGGCTATGGCGGAAAGCGGTTCGCCTATCTCGCCGGCGACACCAATACGCTGGCCAATGCCGAGCGCAGCCAGACCTTTGTCGAAATTCTGCAGTCGAGAGGGCTTTGCGAGCCCGTCATCATCCCCGGCGACTTCACCTACGAAACCGCCTTTGCGGCCACGATCGACCTGTTCCGCTACGGCAGCGACGTCGATGCCATTTTCGCCGCCAACGACGTCAGCGCTTTTGGCGCGATCGATGCGTTGCGGCACGAACTGGGCCTGCGGGTGCCCGAGGACGTCAAGGTTGTCGGTTTCGACGATATCGACCAGTCGGCCTGGCGCAGCTACAATCTCACGACCGTCAAGGTCGACCTTTCCGAGCGCGTCGCGACGATCATACGCCTGATCCTGCGGCGGCTGGACGACCCGGCAGCGCCCGCCATGTCCGAGACCATTCGCACGCGCCTCGTGGTGCGCGGCACTGTCGGCTGA
- a CDS encoding DUF5054 domain-containing protein, which produces MRQPTIHLVFKTHLDIGFTDHAERVRRQYHEVFIPQALTTAEHFYREDPERPAFVWTTGAWLIWDHLTTRSAAEVERLERAVRNGLIRWHALPFTTHSELMSPALFRAGLSYSQMLDARFGFQTHAAKMTDVPGHTLGIVPLMAAAGIRFFHIGVNTASPVPSFPPLSRWRAPDGSELVVMYEDSYGGVQFPDGLSDGLGFAHTHDNIGPQTVSQTTEVYRALRHDHPDADIRAATLETYGAILWERRETLPVVDMEPGDSWIHGAGADPMKMARFRSLQRLYDAFEMEGLTETRAAFGRDLAMLAEHTCGVDIKTYLRDDLAWDRPAFEAARKADYRFVYSEASWAEQRGYIDKAVENLAGEDRTRADDALADAAPPQLRSTQSLTQATTFTVAGWSGELDPQTGDIIRLTAPDGRILSDDARIGYRHESYDADDVAAHMDTYLTHRAEWAILDHDKPGLSNARTARAADFAPQYLGLENVGDRVVIHHEMPLEAHRHLGAPKTTELHVWGDGQSLHLSLVLREKPANRMPEAGFLAFALGGFGQWSYLKTGLWHEAGRTAENGGGQLQAIFAARSRHTNGTEVELTPLDAALVAPIGQPFMPYSKQPSSFDRGIRFNLYNNKWGTNFPMWWEGDMHARFQLSVKPSR; this is translated from the coding sequence ATGCGCCAGCCGACCATTCACCTTGTCTTCAAGACCCACCTCGATATCGGTTTCACCGACCACGCCGAAAGGGTTCGCCGCCAGTACCACGAGGTCTTCATCCCCCAGGCGCTGACGACGGCGGAGCATTTCTACCGCGAAGACCCGGAGCGCCCGGCGTTTGTCTGGACCACCGGGGCCTGGCTGATCTGGGATCACCTAACGACCCGTTCGGCTGCCGAAGTCGAGCGGCTGGAACGTGCCGTCAGGAACGGCCTCATCCGCTGGCACGCCCTGCCCTTCACGACCCATTCCGAGTTGATGTCGCCGGCGCTGTTTCGCGCTGGCCTCTCCTATTCGCAAATGCTCGACGCCCGTTTCGGGTTCCAGACCCATGCTGCCAAAATGACCGATGTGCCGGGCCACACGCTTGGCATCGTGCCGCTGATGGCGGCGGCCGGCATTCGCTTTTTCCACATCGGCGTCAACACCGCCTCCCCTGTCCCTTCCTTTCCGCCGCTTTCGCGCTGGCGCGCGCCGGATGGATCGGAGCTTGTGGTTATGTACGAGGATTCCTATGGCGGGGTTCAGTTCCCCGACGGTCTGTCGGATGGGCTGGGCTTTGCCCACACGCACGACAATATCGGGCCGCAGACGGTGTCGCAGACGACCGAGGTCTATCGCGCGCTCCGCCACGACCATCCCGACGCCGATATCCGCGCCGCGACGCTGGAGACCTATGGCGCAATCCTGTGGGAGCGCAGGGAAACGCTGCCCGTGGTTGACATGGAGCCAGGCGACAGCTGGATCCACGGCGCCGGCGCCGACCCGATGAAGATGGCCCGGTTCCGCAGCCTTCAACGTCTCTACGACGCCTTCGAGATGGAAGGCCTGACGGAGACACGCGCCGCATTCGGACGCGATCTTGCGATGCTGGCCGAACACACCTGCGGCGTCGACATCAAGACCTATCTGCGCGACGACCTTGCCTGGGACCGCCCCGCCTTTGAGGCGGCACGCAAGGCTGATTACCGTTTCGTCTATAGCGAAGCCTCATGGGCGGAACAGCGCGGCTATATCGACAAGGCCGTTGAAAACCTTGCCGGCGAAGACCGGACACGCGCCGACGACGCGCTTGCCGATGCAGCCCCGCCGCAGCTCAGATCGACGCAATCACTGACGCAGGCAACCACGTTTACGGTCGCCGGCTGGTCGGGTGAGCTCGACCCTCAGACCGGTGATATCATCCGCCTTACCGCGCCTGACGGCCGGATACTGTCTGATGACGCCCGGATCGGCTACCGCCACGAAAGCTACGACGCAGACGACGTCGCGGCGCATATGGACACCTACCTAACGCATCGGGCTGAGTGGGCGATCCTCGATCACGACAAGCCGGGCCTCTCAAACGCGAGAACAGCGCGCGCGGCCGACTTCGCGCCCCAGTATCTTGGGTTGGAAAATGTCGGCGACCGGGTCGTCATCCATCACGAAATGCCGCTCGAAGCGCACCGCCACCTTGGCGCGCCGAAAACCACCGAACTGCATGTCTGGGGCGACGGTCAGTCGCTTCACCTGTCGCTCGTTCTGCGCGAAAAACCCGCCAATCGCATGCCGGAAGCCGGTTTTCTCGCTTTCGCACTCGGCGGCTTCGGCCAATGGTCGTACCTCAAAACCGGGTTGTGGCACGAAGCTGGGCGCACAGCGGAAAATGGCGGCGGCCAACTCCAGGCGATATTCGCGGCCCGCAGCCGACACACCAACGGCACGGAGGTCGAGCTGACGCCGCTCGACGCCGCCCTCGTCGCGCCGATAGGCCAGCCATTCATGCCCTATTCGAAGCAACCCTCAAGCTTCGACCGCGGCATCCGCTTCAACCTCTACAACAACAAATGGGGCACCAATTTCCCGATGTGGTGGGAAGGCGACATGCACGCCCGGTTTCAGCTGTCGGTCAAACCATCCAGGTGA